AAGGTGCCGTTGCCGCTGCCGAGATCCTCGATCACGCAGTGACCGTCAGCGGCCTGCGTGATCTGCGCGTGGCGCCGCGAGACGTTCAGGTCGCCGATGTAGACCTCGCTGTTGAACGAGCGCCCCAGCACGCACGTCCCCGCGATCGGGTAGTGCTTGCCGGCGCTCGGTCCGCGTATCGCTACGAGGGTTGGCATGCCGAATCAGTCAAGGCCAAGGCCGCATCTAGCTGCTGCCCCCCCCTCGGGCGCGGGTCAGGTCCTCGGCGCTGGGAAGGTCGCGCTCGCGCCAGCGTCGTCATCATGCATCGCTGCCGACTCACCGTCACGATCGGTCGCTCCGAGCCGCTCGCGCAGGATCGCCACGCGATCGCTCGCCTCGCGAAAGGTCGGGTCGCGCTTCAGCACCTTCTCGTAGTAGTAGAGCGCCTCGGCATCGTCGTCGAACTGGTCATAGGACTGGCCGAGCTCGAAGTAGAGGGCGACCGCCTCGCGCTCGGAGATGCCTTCGACGTAGAGCCCCGTCTTCAGCTCGTTGATCGCCTCGGCAAGCTCGCCCTTGTCGCGCAGGCAGAGCCCGACCATCAGGTGGCAGAGCACCTCCTTGGCGGGCGCTCGCATCGCGATACGAAACTGACCGATGGCGTCGTCCTGCAAGCCCATCTCGCGGTAGGCGATGCCGAGATCGTAGTGCGTATCGTAGTCCTCGACCTGGACGCCGTGCGCTGTCACGCCCTGCTTGACGTCCTGTAAGCCGTCGTCGAGCTCGTAGGTGGACTCCGCGACCGACTCGTTCGTCGAGGCGCCGTGCAGGCTCAGCTCGCTCGCCAACGCCGCGGCGAGGTCGTGGGCGGCCGCGCTCGTCTCGGCCGAGGCCGACGGCGCAGGCCCCTGCTGGCTTTGCATCGCCTCAACTTCACTGAACTTCCCCTCGATCAGCGGGTGGCCTGGGTAGCGTGTCGCCAGCTCCGTCAAGATCGCGCGGGCCTCGGCAAACAGGGCCTGCTGGATGAAGAAGTCCGCTTCCTCTAGATCGTCAGCGAGGCCCGTTCCAGCGGCCTCTTGCCGCTGGAGCCGCTCCTGCAGCAGGTCCCGACCCGCCTGCAGCGGGAGCTGAATCACATCGGAGGTCGGCGTCACCCCTCCCAGCGTGTCGACGGCCTCGCCGCGGACGGCGATGCTCCCCGTTCCCTCTTCGAACTCCTCGAGCTCGATGTTGAGCACCTCGGCGGCGGCCCCCACGGCGGTCGCCTGCACATCGGTGTCCAGTCCGATCCTGGGGTCGTCGGGGCGATAGAGACCCGAGCTCTCGACGACGATCTCCTCGACGATGTCCTCGGCCTCCAGGTCGATCGAGCCGACCGCGTCGAGGCCGTCCGTGATGTCGATCGTCTCCTGGTCGAGTTCCTCCGCAGGCCCCCGCCCGCCCAGACCGGCCGCGCCACCGTCGAGGCGCGCCAACAACGCGCGAGCGTCGGCGTTGCCCGGGTCCAGGCTCAGCGCATCGTGGAGCTGCCGCGAGGCGCCGAGCGGATCCTCGGCCGCGATCGTCCGCGCGACCGAGAGCAGCTCGGTGCTGGCCGCCCCGGGTCGTCCAAGCTGGCGATAGAGATCGGCCAGCCGCAGCCGCGCTTCGATGTTCTCGGGCTCGTAGCCGAAGACCTGCCGCAGATGACCGACGGCCTTATCCAGCAGCCCGTATTTGATGTAGACGTCGGCCTCGGCGACGATGCGCGCCGCGTTCTCGGCGCGTTCGTCGCTCGGCAGCGCCGTCAGCGGCGCCGGCACCTCGACCAAGGTCGGCGACTGCGGCAACGGAGCATGGGCGGCCGAACCGGTCGTTGGCGGACTGATTCGCTCCACCACCACCGGCAGAGCGGGCATCTCGTCGCTGTTCAGCGCGGGCAGGGCGGGTTGCAGACTTGAGCGCGAGCGGCCGGCCGCACCGACCGCGCTGCCCAACGCGGAGCGCGCCTCGGCGTCATCGGGCGCCAACTCGAGCACGCGCTCAAAGGTGACAGTGGCGCGCTCAGGACGACCGCCCTCGCGCTGAATGCGCGCCAGCTCCTTGAGCACTGAAATCGTCTTCGGCACCTGACCGAGATCCTGGAAGGCCTCGGCCAAATGCTGCAGCGTATCCTCGTCACGAGGGTCTGCCTTGAAGGCAACCTGCAGCTTCTGCAGCGCTCGGCGCGGATCGCGGCGCCGCAGGTAGAGCGCAGCGAGCTCCTTGACGACCGCGACCTGCTCGGGATCGTGGTAGACTAAGCGCTCGGCAACTTTGATGAAATCGTCGATTCTTCCAGCCGCGCGCAATTGATCAGCGGCCTGCGTGAACTCGACGACCGCCTCGGCGCGGAGCTGCTCCTTGCTGCAGAGCTCGGCCAACTTGATGCGCGTCGCGACGTTCTCCGGCGCGAGCTCGACAACCTGCCGCAACGCGCCGATCGCGTCCTTGCCGCGCTCCTGTTGCTGGAAGTAAGAGGCGACCCGCTCGTACTGCTGGATGGCATCGTTGAGCAGCCCAAGCTGCCGATAGAGCTCCGCGAGCTTGAGGTTGATGTTGACCTGGGTCGAGTCGATGTTGAGGATCTGCTTGTAGACGGCGACCGCCTTCAAGTAGAAGCCCTGCTCCGAATAGAACTCGGCCACCTTCAGGTAGGTGTCGACCGCCTGCCGCTGATCCCCATGCTTGGCCCACAGATCGCCGATCTTGAGCCAGATGCGCACATCGCGCGGATCTTCATCAACGATTCTCGCGTATTCGCGGATCGCGCGCTCGTACTGACCCTTCTGCACGAACTTCTGTGCAGCGTTGATTACTTTGGTCTTGTTGACTTTAGCGACCAACGTCAGTTCTTGCGGCAAGTCACCAGCAGGCGCCCCGGGCCCCTCCCGGTGCGGATTGTTGGCGAGGGTATCATGGTCTCGTGGCGCGGGCGATCCACGAAGCTCGAAGCGCTCACGGCATCATCCCTTCCGCTCGCGCACGAGTCGCTCCAGGAAGTGGGTATCCAGCCGCGCCGCGGCAAAGGCCTCACTCGCTGCGATCTCTCTGAAAAGCTCAACATTGCTAACAATTCCCTCGATCACGAGTTCTCCGAGCGCGCGCCGTAGGCGGCGAATCGCCTCGTCGCGCGTGGCACCCCAGACCACGAGCTTGGCGATCAACGAGTCGTAGTGCGGCGGCACAACGTACTGGGCGTAGGCCGCGGTGTCGACCCGCACACCATAACCGCCCGGCCAGTGCAGCGCGGTGATGCGTCCCGGCGACGGGGCGAAGGTCACCGGATCCTCCGCGTTGATCCGGCACTCGATGGCGTGACCGCGGAGCTGCAGCTGATCCTGATTCCAGGCCAGGGGCTCACCTGCGGCCACGGCGAGCTGCGCCTGGACCAGGTCCACGCCGGCGACCAGCTCGGTGACGGTGTGCTCGACCTGCAGCCGCGTGTTCATCTCCATGAAGTAGCAGTGCCCGCTCTCGTCGCGCAGGAACTCCAACGTGCCCGCGTTGTCGTAGCCCACCGCCGCGCAGGCGCGCACGGCGAGCGCCCCGAGCTGCGCTCGATCCGCGGGGCTGAGGATGGCCGACGGCGCCTCCTCGACCAGCTTCTGGTGCCGGCGCTGGATCGAGCACTCGCGCTCGCCGAGGTGGACGACCTTCCCGTGACGGTCGCCCATCACCTGAATCTCGATGTGGCGCGGCGCGGAGATGAAGCGCTCGACGTAGACATCGGGGTTGCCGAAGCCCGCCTCGGCCTCGCTTCGGGCCGTGGTCCAGGAGGCGAGCAGCGTGCTCTCGTCGCCGACGATTTTCATGCCCCGGCCGCCGCCACCGGCGCAGGCCTTGATGATCAACGGGTAGCCGATCGCGCGGGCCGCGCTGCGCAGCTCGGCCTCGGTCGCCAGCACGCCGGATCCGGGCAAGATCGGCACGCCGGCGGCCGCCATCGCCGCGCGGGCGCGCACCTTGTCGCCCATCAGACCCATCAGCCGGGGTGAGGGCCCGATGAAGACCAAACCACAGCGCTCGCAGAGCTCGGCGAACTCCGCGCTCTCTGCGAGGAACCCATAGCCCGGATGCACCGCATCCGCCCCGGTGATCTCGGCCGCGCTGATGATCGCCGGGATATTGAGGTAGGAGTCGCGAGCCGGCGCCGGCCCGATGCAGACGGCCTGGTCGGCAAAGCGCACATGCAGCGCCTCAGCGTCAGCCTGCGAGTAGACCGCGACCGTGCGCAGACCGACCTCACGACAGGCGCGCAGGATGCGCAGCGCTATCTCACCGCGGTTGGCGATCAGTACCTTAGAGAAGGTGCGCCGGGCTGGGGTCATCACGCGGCCGACTGATCAGGCGCCGTCGACGCGAAAGAGCGCCTGACCGAACTCGACGGAGTCGCCGCTATTGACGAGGACCTCGAGGATCCTCGCATCGCGCTCGGCCTCGATCTCGTTCATCAGTTTCATCGCCTCGATGATGCACAGGGTCTGGCCCCTGCGCACCGTCTGCCCGACCTCGACGTAGGGCGCTGCGTCGGGGCTGGCCGCGCGATAGAAGGTACCGACGAAGGGCGAGGTGATGGTCTTGGCCGCCACCTCGGGCGAAGCATTCGTACCACGCGACCGCTCGCCGGCACCGGACGTCGCGACGCCGGCCGCATCGTCGATCGCGACTGCCGCAACCGCTGGCTGCACGCGCGCCGCGCCCGAGCTACGCTTGAGCCTGACGCGGCCCTCGTCCGTCTCGACCTCGAGCTCGCTCAGGTCGTACTGGCGCAGAATACGCGCCAGCGCCCGGACCTCGGCCAGTGACTGCGCTCGGCCTTCAGTCTTGTTCACATCTTCATTTGCCATCGTCCTCAGCCCCGTTGAGCGCCCGACGCTCCGCTCGCCCGAACCTGCTCATTCGAGCACGGCGGCGAGGCGCGAAGCGAAGGTGCGCAGCAGGAAACGTCCCCGCCCGACGTTGCCATCGGGCGCCAGTATCAGCGCGAGATAGTGCCGCAATCCGACCGCACGCACCAGCAGCGTCAGGCGGTCGGTGGAAACCGCGATCTCAGCGACCTGGCCGTACTCCAGCACCTGTGCTGTTCGGCGCACCTCGGCCAGCACCCCGGTGAGCTGCGGGCCAAACCCTGCAGCCGTCGCGCTGGGCTCGGCGAAGGACTGATCGACGACCGCCCCATCGTCGCGCAGCAGCACCACGCCCCAGGACTCCGCGCATGCCTGGCCGAGCGCTCTGATCAGCGGCGTGTTCATCCGGGCGCCTTCATCGGTCGCTCGCGCGCCGGCGCGCGCCGGGGCCACACGCCGGCGCGCCACTAGGCCCCAACACGCCCCAGCCCAGTCGCCGAGGCGATCCCCGAGATCCCGCGCGGGCGCAGGACAGGAGGTGAAGCGCTGGGCCTCGCCTGCTCCCTGGGCGGCGCGCCGCGCCGGCTGTGGCGCAGGCTGTCGCCGGGCTGCGTGAGGATGAAGGGCTCGACCCCGAAGGTGCCACACTGGCGCTCGTCGCGGTGAAAGCTCCAGTGCATGTAGACCTGCCCGTTGGCCGAGCGAATCGCCACCGGTGTCGGCGGGAAGGGCGCCGCGCTGAAGACCGTGTCGAGCGCGGCCGCATCGAAGACGAGCTGGCCGCTGGGCCGCACAATCGTCGCCTTCGCCACCGCCCCCTCGGGCGCCACGGCGATCTCAATCGTCGTCCTCAGCGTCGGGTCGTTGAGTGGGTGCTGGCCTGACTTGCGATCCAGGCTGCCGAGGAAGTCGAAGCCCCAGCGCGTATGAATCCGTCGATGCATGCGAGCGATGTAGAGCGCGAAGGGGTCAGCACGCGTGTTCAACGCGGTCTGGTTGCCGGAGCGCACGTCGGGCGTGAAGTTCTCCAGCGCCGCCCGCAGCCGCCTCCAGCGCCCCTCCACCGCGCCTCCGCGCGCGACCGAGGGCGTCCGCAGCGCGAGCTCGCGCTCGCGCTCGGCGCCCGCGCCAAACACGCGATCATAGCCGCGGTGGTCGAGCGAGAGCACCGGCCGCGATTCGCGCGCCGCTGCGGACTGCTCCGCGCTTCCACCGAGCGCCGGCGCGGGACCCTCGCCGCGAACCAGAGGCTCGGCCGCCAGGGCGCGCCCGGATCCGGGAGCGGAAGGCGTCGCGCCGCGCATCGTCAATAGCGGTGCACGCGGTGGGCGCGCGCCAGCCGCGGATCGCGCTGGTGCTGGTGCTGGTGCTGGCGCTGGCGCTGGCGCGTGGCCCACGGCCTGATCCGGGGCGTCCCGTAACCCGGGCCGCGTGGCCGGAGGCTGCGCCGACGTGCGCGGTGAGGGCGCGCGTGCCATCGCCAGCTCGATCGCCGCCGACTCGTCGCCCACCTCGAGGGTCGTCTCCTTGGCGCGCGTCTCCAGCTCGACCCGGCGATTCTCGTCCGAGAGGAAGCGGGCGTCGTCCGGCGCGCGCTCGCTGCGCGGCGCCTCCAGCTCGACCATCGTCCGCGCCCGATCGCGAGAAGGAAGGGGCCGCGGCGGCAGTGGCGTCGCTGGCGCTGGCGGCTGCGGCTCGGGCACAGGCGCAGGCACAGCCTCAGCTCGCATCGGCAAAGGCTGCGGCGCAGGGCGATCGGGGGCCGGCCGCAGGGGCGGCGACTGGGGCAAGGTCGGCTCCGCTGCCGGCGCCGCCGCTGGCGCGACCGCCAACTCGACCTCGACCGCCCGCGGTCTGGGGGGCGCAGCCGGCGGCTCGCGTACCAGCACCAGAATCAACGCCAAGTTGAGGTGCACCGCGAGCGACGCGACGACAAACCAGCGCAGGGCCGCGTGACCGGCGCGTGGCGCCGACGCCCGCCCCCGATCCCCGGGGCCAGGTCCGCTGGTCTCCTCGTTGGCAGAGCGCATCGGCAAGCTCAGGGCTGGCCTTCCACCGCTACACCCAGCCGCTCGAAACCGATCGAGCGCGCCGCGTCCATCACCCGTACCACCGTGCCATGATACGCCTTGCGGTCCGCCACGACCAGCAGCCGAGCGGAGGGCTTGGCTTGATGCTCGCGGCGCAGCGTCTCCACCATCTGCTCGAGCGACAGCTTCCGCTGGCGCATCTCGATGCCGCCGCTGCGGTTGACCACCACGACCACGTCCGGCTGCCGATCGGCCTGAGCCTTACCGGAGCCGCTGGGGAGCTCGACCTTCATCGACGGGCTGACGATGAAACTCGCCGTGACCATGAAGACGATCAAGAGCACGAGCATGATGTCGACCATCGGCGTCACGTTGATCTCGGTGATCAAGCGCTCCTCATGGTCATCGTCGTGCAGCCCGGCACCGCCCGCCATCCGCTCACCTATCCCCGTGGAGCCGGCGCCGCCGCGCTCGGCCGGCGCCGCAGCTCGGCCAGCAGGAGGTGCACCAGGCCGTCAGAGGCAGTCAGCTGCGCCCGGATGCGCCGCTGGAAGTAGTTGAAGGCCATCACGGCGGGAATCGCGACGAAGAGCCCCATCGCCGTCGCCACCAGCGCCTCGGAGATCCCGGCCATGACGGCCTTCGCGGCGCCCGCGCTGTCCACCGAGAGGTCGTGGAAGGCCTTGATAATACCGATGACCGTGCCGAAGAGCCCGATGAAGGGCGCGTTGTTGCCGAGCGTCCCGAGAATCGCGAGGCGCTCCTCCATCCGGGTGCGCTGTATCGCCTTCGCCGCCGCCATAGCCTCGGCGGCGGATTCAGGCCCCTTCTCGTAGGCGAGCAGGCCCTCGTAGGCCACGCGGGCCGCGACCGAGGCCAGCGGCCCGACCATCCGCCGCGCCCGCTCGAGGTCGCCGACCTCTAGATAGGTGACGAGGCGCTCGCCGAGGTCGGCGGCGTCACCGGCGATCCGATGGAAGACGAAGGCGCGCTCGAGGATGATGCCGAGGCTCAGCACCGAGAGCGCGACGAGCGACCAGAGCACCCAGCTCGCGCCGGTGACGATCATGGTCTTGAGCAGGAGCTGAACGATGTCCATCGATTTCCCCCACGGGGGCTGACGACGATGCTGTCGGCGTCCGCGAGGCGGGACCGCGCCGCACCACCCGCCCGTGCGCGCCTCGCGCGACCGGCGCCCGGCCCGTCGCGGCGGCCGGCCCGCGTACGCCTAGCACCTTTGACTGGGGGAGACAAGCCACCGCCCCGCACGCAACCCTGAGGCCCGCCCCGAATCCGCTTGACAAAGGTCGCACCCAATGATGATGGTGCCTCGTTTCCGCGCTGATCTGGGAGCGATTCTCGGGGGCGTGCGGCGACAGCCAACACGGGGCCGCCACCAAGGGCGCATCGGGGTTCGATGCGGGGCGTTTCCCCGAGCAATGCGGGCCAGGAAGTGGCCCGAGGAATGGGATCAGATCGCGATGGGAACACGTCTCTATGTGGGCAACCTGGGTTTCGGGACGACGGATACGGAGCTGCGCGCTGCTTTCGAGCAGGATGGGCGCACCGTTGTCGAGGCGAAGATCGTTACAGACCGCGAGACTGGCCGTTCACGCGGCTTCGGTTTCGTCGAAATGGGCTCAGCAGCCGATGCACAGGCAGCAGTCTCCGCGCTCGACGGCCAGGAACTCGACGGTCGGCGCTTGAAGGTCAACGAGGCGCGTGAGCGCGAGTCGCGTGGTGGCGGCGGCGGCGGCGGCTGGGGCGGACCCGGCGGCGGCGGCGGCGGCGGCGGCGGCGGCGGCGGTCGTGGCCGCGAGGGCGGCGGCGGCGGCGGCCCAGGCGGACGCCAGGGCCAGGGCAGGCGCTGGTAAATGGCATTTGACGGCAGACCAGGCTTTAGCAAACGGCAAAAGGAGCTCGCGCGGCAGGAACGGCACAAGCGAAAGACGGAGCGCAAAGCGCAACGGCAATCGGTTGTGGGTGTTACCCCCGAAGCGCAGGCCGACACGGCCAGCGTCGCGAGCGACGAGCCAACGACAGAATCAGCAGCCACGTCGCTGCCGCGTTCTCAGTGAACTGAACGGTAGCGGTGCGGAAGCTGTCACTCATCGTTGTTGGCAGGGCGGTGAGGCCTGGCTGCCACCCCGATCGAGCTCAGACCGAGCGCAATCAGTCCGAGTTTGATCGGGGCCCTTGGCAGTTGATCAAGCAGCAGTTGATCAAGCAGCAGTTGATCAAGCAGCAGTTGATCAAGCAGTTATCGAGCGACCTTCCAGCGCGGTGGGTGCCGCGACTGGGGACCATGGCCGCAGCGGGTCCCGCGACATCGCGCATGCGCTCGTCCCCTTCGGCGTCCCCTTCGGCGTCCCCTTCGGCGTCCACCGCTTCGTCCTCAGGGTGGGTTGATCGGCGCTGCAACAGGCGCCGATCGCTTGGGAGCGCGCGCGCGTAATGGACGGCGACGCCGAGAAGCGCCTGCTCGCCGCGGTCTTTGCGCGGGCTGTCCGTGATCTCCTTGTCTACCGGCGCGGACGCACCGATGAGGAGCGGCAACTCGCGGAGGCAGCACGCGCCTGGCTCTTCGAGAGCTCCGAGGACGAGACCGGCATTACCTCGTTTCCTGGCATTTGTCAGGTGATGAACCTTGACCGTGCCCGTGTGCGCAGCCAGCTGCAGCATATGTTGCCGCAAGGCAGCGCTAGCGCCGCCAGCGCGGCGTGGTTCGACACGGACTAGTGCCAACACCAGCACGCGCGACCGGGGAGTGACCTCATGGCGGCCAAGAAGCGCCGGCCCTTCGAATGTCCGGTGGTCCACGAGACCGTCCAGATCCAGCTCCGAACGCGTCATCCACGCCGCTTCAGCGGTGCGGATCATCCTTACGTCCAATGCGACCAGCGCGAGTGCCAGTATGTCGACTCCAACGAGCTGCCTTGCCCGCTCTCGTTGACGATGTTCGCGGAGGAGCTCGCCGAGCGCGAAGCTCAGGCTCGGCTGCGCCAGCAGAACCGCGACGATAGCTGAAACGCCGCGTCGCGCTCGAGCGTAGCGGCTCGCTGAGGGCGGGGCGTGTTCTTCTTCCTGTCGAAATCGCTTGCGCTGCTGACGCAGCCTTTGTTCCTTGGGCTCCTGGCGTTGCTCGGAGCTTGGGGCCTGCGCCGCGCGCAGCGCTGGCGGCAACTACGCTGGCTCTGCGTGGCGCTGGCCTTCGTCACCCTCGGGCTCTTCAGCTGCGGCGCGATCGCCAACCTCCTGCTCGCGCCCCTGGAGCGCGCCTATCCCCGCTCGCCCGCGCTGCCGACGGCGCCCGGGGCCATCGTGCTGCTGGGGGGCACCACCGACCCGGAGACCCTCGCCCGTGGGCCCTACGAGCTCAACGCTGCGGCCGATCGCTTCGTCGAGGCGCTGCGGCTGGCGCAGCGCTACCCGCGTGCAGTGCTGTTGATCTCGGGTGGGTCGAGCGCCCTGCTCCAACGCACCGAGCGCGAGGCCGACGTGCTCGCGCCGCTGGCCCGCGAGCTCGGCGTGACGGGATCGCGCCTCCGCATCGACAACCAGGCCCGCAATACCCATGAGAACGCACGCTACAGCGCCCGCCTGCTCGGCGACGTGCGGGGACCGGTGCTGCTGGTGACCTCCGCGTTTCACATGCGGCGGGCGGTGGCCTGCTTCGCCAAGGTCGGCCTGAAGGTCGTTCCCTGGCCGGTGGACTACCAGCAGGTGACGCTCAGCAGCGCCCGCAACTGGCTGCCACGGGCGATCGCCTTGGACCGCAGCACGATGGCGCTGCGCGAGTACCTTGGCTTGCTCGCTTACCGCATCGCCGGCTATCTCTAGCGCGGGGGACCGCTCGCTCAGGGCCTCAGCGCGGCGTGGACGGCGAGCCAGATACAGGGCGGCGCGCTGCTCGTCTGCTCGACGCGGTGCCTGCAGTGCGCGGGAAGCAGCAGCCAATCGCCGGCGCGCAGCTCGCGGGTCGTTCCATCGGCGTAACCAAGCCGCGCCGCCCCCTGCAGGAGCACGACCCATTCGTCCCGCGGCTGGTCGTACCACGCGCCGTCGGGCGTGCGGTGACCAGAGGAGACGATGCGCTCGATCCGCGCGCCGGGTCCCTCCGCGAGCAGCTCGCTGCGCTCAGTCCCATCCGCAAGCGCCTCGGGTAGCCGCCAGAGGTTCTCCACCCCTCACCCCGCGACCCGACAGTGCTGATCGAGCAGGGCCTCGATCGCCTGCAGCCCATCGAGGCGGTTGACCAAGGGGCGCAGCCGGAGCTCGGGATCGAGGGGCGCCAGGTAGCGGCCGGCGAAGGTCCGCATCTGCTGCACCGCGCGGCTCTCGTCGTCACAACCAGCGAGGTGCAGGCGACAGTGCTCGAGAAAGGTCGCGATCCGCTCGCCTGGCGTCGGCGGCGGCGGCAGCGCGCGGCCCTCACACCAGGCCTTCAGCCGCGCGAAGAGCCAGGGGTCGCCGATCGCCGCCCGTCCGATCATCGCCCCATCGGCCCGGCTGACGCGCAGGGCGTGTTCCAAGGTCGGCACATCGACGATGTCCCCATTGGCGATTACCGGCACCCGCACCGCAGCCTTCACCGCCGCCATCAGCGCGTAGTCGACCGGGCCGCTGAAGCGTTGCGCGCGCGTGCGTCCATGCACGGTGACGGCGGCTGCGCCCGCGGCCACGAGCAGCGCCGCCAGCTCGGGGGCATTGCGCT
This genomic stretch from Pseudomonadota bacterium harbors:
- the accC gene encoding acetyl-CoA carboxylase biotin carboxylase subunit, with the translated sequence MTPARRTFSKVLIANRGEIALRILRACREVGLRTVAVYSQADAEALHVRFADQAVCIGPAPARDSYLNIPAIISAAEITGADAVHPGYGFLAESAEFAELCERCGLVFIGPSPRLMGLMGDKVRARAAMAAAGVPILPGSGVLATEAELRSAARAIGYPLIIKACAGGGGRGMKIVGDESTLLASWTTARSEAEAGFGNPDVYVERFISAPRHIEIQVMGDRHGKVVHLGERECSIQRRHQKLVEEAPSAILSPADRAQLGALAVRACAAVGYDNAGTLEFLRDESGHCYFMEMNTRLQVEHTVTELVAGVDLVQAQLAVAAGEPLAWNQDQLQLRGHAIECRINAEDPVTFAPSPGRITALHWPGGYGVRVDTAAYAQYVVPPHYDSLIAKLVVWGATRDEAIRRLRRALGELVIEGIVSNVELFREIAASEAFAAARLDTHFLERLVRERKG
- a CDS encoding MotA/TolQ/ExbB proton channel family protein, which translates into the protein MDIVQLLLKTMIVTGASWVLWSLVALSVLSLGIILERAFVFHRIAGDAADLGERLVTYLEVGDLERARRMVGPLASVAARVAYEGLLAYEKGPESAAEAMAAAKAIQRTRMEERLAILGTLGNNAPFIGLFGTVIGIIKAFHDLSVDSAGAAKAVMAGISEALVATAMGLFVAIPAVMAFNYFQRRIRAQLTASDGLVHLLLAELRRRPSAAAPAPRG
- a CDS encoding RNA-binding protein; protein product: MGTRLYVGNLGFGTTDTELRAAFEQDGRTVVEAKIVTDRETGRSRGFGFVEMGSAADAQAAVSALDGQELDGRRLKVNEARERESRGGGGGGGWGGPGGGGGGGGGGGGRGREGGGGGGPGGRQGQGRRW
- a CDS encoding tetratricopeptide repeat protein, with protein sequence MVAKVNKTKVINAAQKFVQKGQYERAIREYARIVDEDPRDVRIWLKIGDLWAKHGDQRQAVDTYLKVAEFYSEQGFYLKAVAVYKQILNIDSTQVNINLKLAELYRQLGLLNDAIQQYERVASYFQQQERGKDAIGALRQVVELAPENVATRIKLAELCSKEQLRAEAVVEFTQAADQLRAAGRIDDFIKVAERLVYHDPEQVAVVKELAALYLRRRDPRRALQKLQVAFKADPRDEDTLQHLAEAFQDLGQVPKTISVLKELARIQREGGRPERATVTFERVLELAPDDAEARSALGSAVGAAGRSRSSLQPALPALNSDEMPALPVVVERISPPTTGSAAHAPLPQSPTLVEVPAPLTALPSDERAENAARIVAEADVYIKYGLLDKAVGHLRQVFGYEPENIEARLRLADLYRQLGRPGAASTELLSVARTIAAEDPLGASRQLHDALSLDPGNADARALLARLDGGAAGLGGRGPAEELDQETIDITDGLDAVGSIDLEAEDIVEEIVVESSGLYRPDDPRIGLDTDVQATAVGAAAEVLNIELEEFEEGTGSIAVRGEAVDTLGGVTPTSDVIQLPLQAGRDLLQERLQRQEAAGTGLADDLEEADFFIQQALFAEARAILTELATRYPGHPLIEGKFSEVEAMQSQQGPAPSASAETSAAAHDLAAALASELSLHGASTNESVAESTYELDDGLQDVKQGVTAHGVQVEDYDTHYDLGIAYREMGLQDDAIGQFRIAMRAPAKEVLCHLMVGLCLRDKGELAEAINELKTGLYVEGISEREAVALYFELGQSYDQFDDDAEALYYYEKVLKRDPTFREASDRVAILRERLGATDRDGESAAMHDDDAGASATFPAPRT
- a CDS encoding TonB family protein encodes the protein MRSANEETSGPGPGDRGRASAPRAGHAALRWFVVASLAVHLNLALILVLVREPPAAPPRPRAVEVELAVAPAAAPAAEPTLPQSPPLRPAPDRPAPQPLPMRAEAVPAPVPEPQPPAPATPLPPRPLPSRDRARTMVELEAPRSERAPDDARFLSDENRRVELETRAKETTLEVGDESAAIELAMARAPSPRTSAQPPATRPGLRDAPDQAVGHAPAPAPAPAPAPARSAAGARPPRAPLLTMRGATPSAPGSGRALAAEPLVRGEGPAPALGGSAEQSAAARESRPVLSLDHRGYDRVFGAGAERERELALRTPSVARGGAVEGRWRRLRAALENFTPDVRSGNQTALNTRADPFALYIARMHRRIHTRWGFDFLGSLDRKSGQHPLNDPTLRTTIEIAVAPEGAVAKATIVRPSGQLVFDAAALDTVFSAAPFPPTPVAIRSANGQVYMHWSFHRDERQCGTFGVEPFILTQPGDSLRHSRRGAPPREQARPSASPPVLRPRGISGIASATGLGRVGA
- a CDS encoding tRNA-dihydrouridine synthase, translated to MSEAPLAAANPAGSRLPALQIGRLRIWPPILQAPMAALTHLATRTIAERFGCGMAVTEFVPAAGLAAGAARVRARMRRSQGGGPLAVQIYGREPGQMRRAAAIAAAAGAELVDINMGCPAKTVTRGQCGAALMREPALAVELVHAVGEGVAGRAEVTVKLRAGWDDAQRNAPELAALLVAAGAAAVTVHGRTRAQRFSGPVDYALMAAVKAAVRVPVIANGDIVDVPTLEHALRVSRADGAMIGRAAIGDPWLFARLKAWCEGRALPPPPTPGERIATFLEHCRLHLAGCDDESRAVQQMRTFAGRYLAPLDPELRLRPLVNRLDGLQAIEALLDQHCRVAG
- the accB gene encoding acetyl-CoA carboxylase biotin carboxyl carrier protein, translated to MANEDVNKTEGRAQSLAEVRALARILRQYDLSELEVETDEGRVRLKRSSGAARVQPAVAAVAIDDAAGVATSGAGERSRGTNASPEVAAKTITSPFVGTFYRAASPDAAPYVEVGQTVRRGQTLCIIEAMKLMNEIEAERDARILEVLVNSGDSVEFGQALFRVDGA
- a CDS encoding biopolymer transporter ExbD, coding for MAGGAGLHDDDHEERLITEINVTPMVDIMLVLLIVFMVTASFIVSPSMKVELPSGSGKAQADRQPDVVVVVNRSGGIEMRQRKLSLEQMVETLRREHQAKPSARLLVVADRKAYHGTVVRVMDAARSIGFERLGVAVEGQP
- a CDS encoding YdcF family protein translates to MFFFLSKSLALLTQPLFLGLLALLGAWGLRRAQRWRQLRWLCVALAFVTLGLFSCGAIANLLLAPLERAYPRSPALPTAPGAIVLLGGTTDPETLARGPYELNAAADRFVEALRLAQRYPRAVLLISGGSSALLQRTEREADVLAPLARELGVTGSRLRIDNQARNTHENARYSARLLGDVRGPVLLVTSAFHMRRAVACFAKVGLKVVPWPVDYQQVTLSSARNWLPRAIALDRSTMALREYLGLLAYRIAGYL
- a CDS encoding cupin domain-containing protein; the encoded protein is MENLWRLPEALADGTERSELLAEGPGARIERIVSSGHRTPDGAWYDQPRDEWVVLLQGAARLGYADGTTRELRAGDWLLLPAHCRHRVEQTSSAPPCIWLAVHAALRP